From a single Streptomyces sp. NBC_01264 genomic region:
- a CDS encoding glutathionylspermidine synthase family protein, which yields MQRHTIEPRPDWQKTVEEQGLIYPLTRYPDDSLRPYWDESAYYSFTLPEVEALENVVEELHAMCLAAAQHIVDQDRFADLGITDPKLAALIAESWRRRAEQPSLYGRFDLRYDGSGSPAKLLEYNADTPTSLVEAASPQWFWMEERFPGADQWNSLHERLVDAWRRQAELLPPGPVHFAHSETDELGEDLMTVAYLQETAEQAGLETRELSVERIGWDSLSGRFVDEKLGFIRAIFKLYPWEWLATDEFAPQVLGTYDHGGGSGTTTWIEPLWKMLLSNKALLAVLWELFPEHPNLLPAYLDGPRELATTTGYAAKPLLGREGAGVTLHPVGGEPFAPEEDETYVFQGLAPLPDFDGNRVVLGAWVVEDESAGLGIRESAGPVTDEYARFLPHVIL from the coding sequence GTGCAGCGACACACCATCGAGCCCCGCCCCGACTGGCAGAAGACCGTCGAGGAACAGGGGCTGATCTACCCCCTGACCCGCTACCCCGACGACTCCCTGCGCCCCTACTGGGACGAGAGCGCGTACTACTCCTTCACCCTCCCCGAGGTCGAGGCGCTGGAGAACGTGGTCGAGGAGCTGCACGCCATGTGCCTGGCGGCGGCGCAGCACATAGTCGACCAGGACCGCTTCGCAGACCTCGGCATCACCGACCCGAAGCTCGCCGCGCTGATCGCCGAGTCCTGGCGGCGCCGCGCCGAACAGCCCTCGCTCTACGGCCGCTTCGACCTGCGCTACGACGGCTCCGGCAGCCCCGCCAAGCTGCTGGAGTACAACGCGGACACCCCCACCTCCCTCGTGGAGGCGGCCAGCCCGCAGTGGTTCTGGATGGAGGAACGCTTCCCCGGCGCCGACCAGTGGAACTCCCTCCACGAGCGGCTCGTCGACGCCTGGCGCCGCCAGGCGGAGCTGCTGCCGCCCGGCCCGGTGCACTTCGCGCACTCCGAGACCGACGAGCTCGGCGAGGACCTGATGACGGTCGCCTACCTCCAGGAGACCGCCGAGCAGGCCGGCCTGGAGACCCGGGAGCTGTCGGTGGAGCGGATCGGCTGGGACAGCCTGTCCGGCCGGTTCGTGGACGAGAAGCTCGGCTTCATCCGCGCGATCTTCAAGCTCTACCCGTGGGAGTGGCTGGCCACCGACGAGTTCGCCCCGCAGGTCCTCGGCACGTACGACCACGGCGGCGGCTCCGGCACCACCACCTGGATCGAGCCCCTGTGGAAGATGCTGCTCTCCAACAAGGCGCTGCTGGCGGTCCTGTGGGAGCTCTTCCCCGAGCACCCGAACCTGCTGCCCGCCTACCTGGACGGCCCGCGCGAACTCGCCACCACCACCGGCTACGCGGCGAAGCCGCTGCTGGGGCGGGAGGGCGCGGGCGTCACCCTGCACCCGGTCGGCGGCGAGCCGTTCGCACCGGAGGAGGACGAGACCTACGTCTTCCAGGGCCTCGCCCCGCTGCCCGACTTCGACGGCAACCGGGTGGTGCTCGGCGCGTGGGTCGTCGAGGACGAGTCGGCGGGCCTCGGCATCCGCGAATCGGCGGGGCCGGTCACGGACGAGTACGCCCGCTTCCTGCCCCACGTCATCCTCTAG
- the rocD gene encoding ornithine--oxo-acid transaminase, with amino-acid sequence MSTTADAIRSADAHSAHNYHPLPVVVATAEGAWMTDVEGRRYLDMLAGYSALNFGHGNRRLLDAARAQLERVTLTSRAFHHDRFADFCTELAALCGKEAVLPMNTGAEAVETAVKTARKWGYEVKGVPDGHAKIVVAADNFHGRTTTIVSFSTDHDARDHFGPYTPGFEIVPYGDLTALAHAVTSNTVAVLLEPIQGEAGVLVPPPGYLKGVRELTRERNVLFMADEIQSGLGRTGKTFACEHEGVVPDVYILGKALGGGVVPVSAVVADLDVLGVFKPGEHGSTFGGNPLACAVALEVIAMLRTGEHQQRATELGDHLHRELNLLVGGGAVTAVRGRGLWAGVDIDPSRGTGREISEKLMELGVLVKDTHGSTIRIAPPLVISKEDLDWGLDQLRSVLGA; translated from the coding sequence GTGTCGACAACTGCTGATGCCATCCGCTCCGCCGACGCGCACAGCGCGCACAACTACCACCCCCTGCCCGTCGTCGTCGCCACCGCCGAGGGCGCGTGGATGACCGACGTGGAGGGGCGCCGCTACCTCGACATGCTCGCGGGCTACTCCGCCCTGAACTTCGGCCACGGCAACCGCCGGCTGCTCGACGCCGCCCGCGCCCAGCTGGAGCGGGTCACCCTGACCTCCCGCGCCTTCCACCACGACCGCTTCGCGGACTTCTGTACCGAGCTCGCGGCGCTGTGCGGCAAGGAAGCGGTCCTGCCCATGAACACCGGTGCGGAGGCCGTGGAGACGGCGGTGAAGACCGCCCGCAAGTGGGGGTACGAGGTCAAGGGCGTACCGGACGGCCACGCCAAGATCGTGGTGGCGGCCGACAACTTCCACGGCCGCACGACGACCATCGTGTCGTTCTCCACCGACCACGACGCCCGCGACCACTTCGGTCCGTACACCCCCGGCTTCGAGATCGTCCCGTACGGGGACCTCACCGCCCTCGCCCACGCCGTCACCTCCAACACCGTCGCCGTGCTCCTGGAGCCGATCCAGGGTGAGGCCGGGGTGCTCGTGCCGCCCCCCGGATACCTGAAGGGCGTACGGGAACTGACGCGCGAGCGGAACGTCCTGTTCATGGCCGACGAGATCCAGTCGGGCCTGGGCCGCACCGGGAAGACCTTCGCGTGCGAGCACGAGGGGGTCGTCCCCGACGTGTACATCCTCGGCAAGGCGCTGGGCGGCGGGGTCGTTCCGGTGTCGGCGGTGGTGGCCGACCTCGACGTGCTCGGCGTGTTCAAGCCGGGCGAGCACGGCTCCACCTTCGGCGGCAACCCGCTGGCCTGCGCCGTCGCCCTGGAGGTCATCGCGATGCTGCGCACCGGCGAGCACCAGCAGCGCGCCACCGAACTCGGCGACCACCTGCACCGGGAGCTGAACCTGCTGGTCGGCGGCGGTGCGGTGACCGCCGTACGGGGCCGCGGGCTGTGGGCGGGCGTGGACATCGACCCGTCGCGCGGCACCGGCCGGGAGATCTCCGAGAAGCTGATGGAGCTCGGGGTGCTGGTCAAGGACACCCACGGGTCGACCATCCGCATCGCGCCGCCGCTGGTGATCTCCAAGGAGGACCTGGACTGGGGGCTGGACCAGCTCAGGTCGGTCCTCGGCGCCTGA
- the glyA gene encoding serine hydroxymethyltransferase, which produces MSANHHPYRHPALLATDPELASFVAAEETLQAETLRLIPSENYVSSAVLEASGTVLQNKYSEGYPGRRYYEGQQNIDRIEALAVERAKGLFGVDHANVQPYSGSPANLAVYLAFAKPGDTVMGMALPMGGHLTHGWGVSATGSWFRGVQYGVQAETGLIDYDAVRDLALAERPKLIFCGGTALPRTIDFEAFASIAKEAGSVLVADVAHIAGLIAGGAHPSPAGHVDVISTTTHKTLRGPRGAMLMCREEHAKAIDKAVFPGLQGGPHNQTTAGIAVALHEAAQPSFVSYAHAVVANAKALAAALLERGFDLVSGGTDNHLILIDLTGKSVSGKIAAKALDRAGIVVNYNTVPFDPRKPFDPSGIRIGTPSLTSRGLRAEHMPVVADWISDAVSAAAKGDEAALAVIRAEVADLMAAFPAPGLPIA; this is translated from the coding sequence ATGAGCGCGAACCACCACCCGTACCGCCACCCCGCCCTGCTCGCCACCGACCCCGAGCTGGCGTCCTTCGTCGCCGCCGAGGAGACCCTCCAGGCGGAGACCCTCCGCCTCATCCCGAGCGAGAACTACGTGTCCTCCGCCGTGCTGGAGGCCTCCGGCACGGTGCTGCAGAACAAGTACAGCGAGGGCTACCCGGGCCGCCGCTACTACGAGGGCCAGCAGAACATCGACCGCATCGAGGCACTGGCCGTGGAGCGGGCGAAGGGCCTCTTCGGAGTCGACCACGCCAACGTGCAGCCGTACTCCGGCTCGCCCGCCAACCTCGCGGTGTACCTGGCCTTCGCGAAGCCGGGCGACACGGTGATGGGCATGGCGCTGCCGATGGGCGGGCACCTGACGCACGGCTGGGGGGTCTCGGCGACGGGCTCCTGGTTCCGCGGCGTGCAGTACGGGGTCCAGGCGGAGACCGGTCTCATCGACTACGACGCCGTACGGGACCTCGCGCTGGCGGAGCGGCCCAAGCTGATCTTCTGCGGCGGTACGGCGCTCCCGCGCACGATCGACTTCGAGGCCTTCGCGTCGATCGCGAAGGAGGCGGGCTCGGTGCTCGTCGCCGACGTGGCGCACATCGCCGGCCTGATCGCGGGCGGGGCGCACCCCTCCCCGGCGGGTCACGTGGACGTGATCTCGACGACCACCCACAAGACCCTGCGCGGGCCGCGCGGCGCGATGCTGATGTGCCGCGAGGAGCACGCGAAGGCCATCGACAAGGCGGTCTTCCCCGGCCTCCAGGGCGGCCCGCACAACCAGACGACGGCCGGAATCGCGGTGGCGCTCCACGAGGCGGCGCAGCCCTCGTTCGTGTCGTACGCGCACGCGGTCGTGGCCAATGCGAAGGCGCTGGCCGCGGCTCTGCTGGAGCGGGGCTTCGATCTGGTGTCGGGCGGTACGGACAACCACCTGATCCTGATCGACCTCACCGGGAAGTCGGTGTCCGGGAAGATCGCGGCGAAGGCGCTGGACCGGGCGGGGATCGTCGTGAACTACAACACGGTGCCGTTCGACCCGCGCAAGCCGTTCGACCCGTCGGGGATCCGGATCGGTACGCCGTCGCTGACCTCGCGGGGGCTTCGTGCGGAGCACATGCCGGTGGTCGCCGACTGGATCTCTGACGCGGTCTCCGCGGCGGCCAAGGGTGACGAGGCGGCCTTGGCCGTGATCCGCGCCGAGGTCGCCGACCTCATGGCCGCCTTCCCGGCCCCGGGCCTCCCGATCGCCTGA
- the trpS gene encoding tryptophan--tRNA ligase: protein MASDRPRALSGIQPTSGSFHLGNYLGAIRQYVALQETHDAFYMVVDLHAITMPQDPKDLRANTRLSAAQLLAAGLDPERCTLFIQSHVPEHAQLGWVMNCITGFGEASRMTQFKDKSAKGGANNATVGLFTYPILQVADILLYQANAVPVGEDQRQHIELTRDLAERFNQRFGQTFTLPAAHIVKEVAKIYDLQDPAIKMSKSASSPKGLINLLDEPKATEKKIKSAVTDTEAVVRFDAENKPGVSNLLTIYSTLTGESIPALEAAYEGKGYGALKTDLAGVMVDFVTPFKQRTQEYLDDPETLDSLLAKGAEKARAVAAETLAQAYDHLGFLPAKH, encoded by the coding sequence ATGGCTTCTGATCGTCCTCGCGCGCTCTCCGGCATCCAGCCCACCTCCGGTTCGTTCCACCTCGGGAACTACCTCGGAGCCATCCGGCAGTACGTCGCCCTCCAGGAGACGCACGACGCCTTCTACATGGTCGTCGACCTGCACGCGATCACCATGCCGCAGGATCCGAAGGATCTGCGCGCCAATACCCGGCTGTCCGCCGCACAGCTCCTCGCCGCCGGTCTCGACCCCGAGCGCTGCACGCTCTTCATCCAGAGCCACGTGCCCGAGCACGCGCAGCTCGGCTGGGTGATGAACTGCATCACCGGGTTCGGCGAGGCCAGCCGGATGACCCAGTTCAAGGACAAGTCCGCGAAGGGCGGCGCCAACAACGCCACCGTCGGCCTGTTCACGTACCCGATCCTCCAGGTCGCCGACATCCTGCTCTACCAGGCGAACGCCGTCCCCGTCGGCGAGGACCAGCGGCAGCACATCGAGCTGACCCGGGACCTGGCCGAGCGCTTCAACCAGCGCTTCGGGCAGACCTTCACCCTCCCCGCCGCGCACATCGTCAAGGAGGTCGCGAAGATCTACGACCTCCAGGACCCGGCGATCAAGATGTCGAAGTCGGCTTCCTCGCCCAAGGGTCTGATCAACCTCCTCGACGAGCCCAAGGCCACCGAGAAGAAGATCAAGAGCGCCGTGACCGACACCGAGGCCGTGGTCCGGTTCGACGCGGAGAACAAGCCCGGCGTCAGCAACCTGCTCACGATCTACTCCACTCTCACGGGCGAGTCGATCCCCGCGCTGGAGGCCGCGTACGAGGGCAAGGGCTACGGCGCGCTCAAGACCGATCTGGCCGGCGTGATGGTCGATTTCGTCACACCGTTCAAGCAGCGGACGCAGGAGTACCTGGACGACCCGGAGACCCTGGATTCCCTGCTGGCCAAGGGTGCGGAGAAGGCCAGGGCGGTCGCCGCCGAGACCCTGGCACAGGCGTACGACCACCTCGGTTTCCTGCCCGCGAAGCACTGA
- a CDS encoding 2'-5' RNA ligase family protein translates to MGTVTLGVSIAVPEPYGSSLQELRAGFGDAAAHGIPTHVTLVPPTEVAAERLPEIRAHLAEVAAAGRSFVMRLAGTGTFRPLSPVVFVQVVEGGPGCTRLQGQVRDPDGPLSRELSFPYHPHVTVAHGISEEAMDVAFAALADYEAQWICSGFALYEQGSDGVWRKLREYPFGNGASGGASAVPAQLGSATDNSAAAAATGEATVRRS, encoded by the coding sequence GTGGGGACCGTAACGCTCGGCGTTTCGATCGCGGTCCCGGAGCCGTACGGCAGCAGCCTTCAGGAGCTGCGCGCCGGCTTCGGGGACGCCGCCGCGCACGGCATTCCCACGCACGTCACCCTCGTACCGCCGACGGAGGTGGCCGCGGAGCGGCTGCCCGAGATCCGCGCCCACCTGGCCGAGGTCGCGGCCGCCGGCCGCTCCTTCGTGATGCGGCTGGCCGGCACGGGCACCTTCCGTCCCCTCTCGCCGGTCGTCTTCGTCCAGGTCGTCGAGGGCGGCCCCGGCTGCACCCGTCTCCAGGGCCAGGTCCGCGACCCGGACGGGCCGCTCAGCCGGGAGCTGTCCTTCCCGTACCACCCGCACGTCACGGTCGCCCACGGGATCTCCGAGGAGGCGATGGACGTGGCGTTCGCCGCCCTCGCCGACTACGAGGCGCAGTGGATCTGCTCCGGGTTCGCCCTCTACGAGCAGGGCTCGGACGGGGTCTGGCGCAAGCTGCGGGAATATCCGTTCGGCAACGGGGCAAGCGGTGGAGCGAGCGCCGTACCGGCGCAGCTCGGCTCGGCCACGGACAACAGCGCGGCGGCGGCCGCCACGGGCGAGGCGACCGTACGCCGTTCCTGA
- a CDS encoding YihY/virulence factor BrkB family protein, translating to MDWLTKLPLIGPVVSALMRTHLWRSYQRLDRVHWSRLAAAITFISFLALFPLITVAAAIGAGLLTQDQLDKLQTNLAEQVPGISDQLDINALVANASTVGLIAAAVLLFTGIGWITSMRDCLRAVWEKDDEDEGNPFVRKGKDALVLIGLGGVGLCSAAASIFGSSAVGKAGDWLGVPREGAGGGLLRGGAFLVGVVAAFLLLLYVLTLLPGVEPPRRRLIEAALIGAAGFELLKLLLSGYMREVATKSMYGAFGVPIALLIWINLTAKLLLFCAAWTASRDDADGDGVEDPEPAGTDTGTGTAAEPAGTGTGTAGPAGSATPGREPGGRAPAASAG from the coding sequence ATGGACTGGCTGACGAAACTCCCGCTGATCGGGCCCGTGGTGTCCGCCTTGATGCGGACCCACCTGTGGCGTTCGTACCAGCGGCTCGACCGGGTGCACTGGAGCCGGCTCGCCGCCGCCATCACCTTCATCAGCTTCCTGGCCCTCTTCCCGCTGATCACCGTGGCCGCCGCGATCGGCGCCGGGCTGCTCACCCAGGACCAGCTCGACAAGCTCCAGACGAACCTCGCCGAACAGGTCCCCGGCATCTCCGACCAGCTCGACATCAACGCCCTCGTCGCGAACGCCAGCACGGTCGGTCTGATCGCCGCCGCCGTGCTCCTCTTCACCGGAATCGGCTGGATCACGTCGATGAGGGACTGCCTGCGCGCGGTGTGGGAGAAGGACGACGAGGACGAGGGCAACCCCTTCGTCCGAAAGGGCAAGGACGCGCTCGTCCTCATCGGCCTGGGCGGCGTCGGCCTCTGCTCGGCCGCCGCCTCGATCTTCGGGTCCAGCGCGGTCGGCAAGGCCGGCGACTGGCTGGGCGTACCGCGCGAAGGCGCGGGCGGCGGCCTGCTGCGGGGCGGGGCCTTCCTCGTCGGAGTGGTCGCCGCCTTCCTGCTCCTGCTCTACGTCCTGACCCTGCTCCCGGGCGTCGAACCGCCCCGCCGCCGCCTGATCGAGGCGGCCCTCATCGGCGCGGCCGGCTTCGAGCTGCTGAAGCTGCTGCTCAGCGGCTACATGCGGGAGGTCGCCACGAAGAGCATGTACGGGGCCTTCGGCGTGCCGATCGCGCTGCTGATCTGGATCAACCTCACGGCGAAGCTGCTGCTGTTCTGCGCGGCGTGGACCGCGAGCCGCGACGATGCGGACGGGGACGGCGTGGAGGACCCGGAGCCGGCCGGGACCGACACCGGCACCGGCACGGCCGCGGAGCCCGCGGGCACAGGCACCGGCACGGCGGGGCCCGCCGGCTCCGCTACACCTGGCCGCGAGCCCGGCGGCCGCGCCCCCGCGGCCAGCGCCGGTTGA
- a CDS encoding D-alanyl-D-alanine carboxypeptidase family protein: MSAKKTALTVLSAALPALLVPALLASPAYAAPTPPVDGKGQPPKAPAPPASMSTVGGSSLGQPGTQVSLLPGAPALPAHLTGRSWVVADAETGEILAAHNAHWRLPPASTMKMLFADTVLPTMPKEQVHKVTDRELEGVGAGSSLVGVKEDLEYTVHDLWLGVFLKSGNDAVHVLSAMNGGVEKTVKDMQAHAEELQALDTHVVSPDGYDAPGQVSSAYDLTLIARSGLQKQDFREYCGTAVAKFPGKQEPGKPREEFEIQNSNRLMTGAGGLAPYKGIAGVKNGNTSMAGATFTGAAQRGDKKLLVTVMNPDGAGANPVYEETADLLDWGFAAAGKVKPVGELVPPKSADTASLGSPAQSHENNVSASGAGSDGGIGTAFGVAGGVLAVVAGGAYAVNRRWPRGRGRRARGQV, translated from the coding sequence GTGTCTGCCAAGAAGACCGCGTTGACGGTCCTTTCCGCCGCGCTACCCGCCCTGCTGGTCCCGGCGCTGCTCGCCTCGCCCGCGTACGCCGCGCCGACGCCACCGGTGGACGGGAAGGGGCAGCCGCCCAAGGCGCCCGCGCCACCCGCCTCCATGTCCACGGTCGGCGGCTCGTCGCTCGGGCAGCCCGGTACGCAGGTCAGCCTGCTGCCCGGAGCGCCCGCGCTGCCGGCGCACCTGACGGGCCGTTCGTGGGTCGTGGCCGACGCCGAGACGGGCGAGATCCTCGCCGCGCACAACGCGCACTGGCGGCTCCCCCCGGCCTCGACCATGAAGATGCTCTTCGCCGACACGGTGCTGCCGACCATGCCCAAGGAGCAGGTCCACAAGGTGACCGACCGGGAGCTGGAGGGGGTCGGCGCCGGCTCCAGCCTGGTGGGCGTCAAGGAGGACCTCGAGTACACCGTCCACGACCTGTGGCTCGGGGTCTTCCTGAAGTCCGGGAACGACGCCGTGCATGTACTTTCGGCCATGAACGGCGGCGTCGAGAAGACCGTCAAGGACATGCAGGCGCACGCCGAGGAGCTCCAGGCCCTGGACACGCACGTGGTGTCCCCGGACGGGTACGACGCGCCGGGCCAGGTCTCCAGCGCCTACGACCTCACCCTCATCGCCCGCTCCGGTCTGCAGAAGCAGGACTTCCGCGAGTACTGCGGCACGGCCGTCGCGAAGTTCCCCGGCAAGCAGGAACCCGGGAAGCCGCGCGAGGAATTCGAGATCCAGAACAGCAACCGGCTGATGACGGGAGCCGGCGGTCTCGCTCCCTACAAGGGCATCGCCGGGGTGAAGAACGGCAACACCTCGATGGCCGGCGCCACCTTCACCGGCGCCGCCCAGCGCGGTGACAAGAAGCTGCTGGTCACGGTGATGAACCCGGACGGCGCGGGCGCCAACCCCGTGTACGAGGAAACCGCCGACCTGCTCGACTGGGGTTTCGCGGCCGCCGGGAAGGTCAAGCCGGTGGGCGAGCTGGTGCCGCCGAAGAGCGCGGACACCGCCTCCCTCGGCTCCCCGGCCCAGTCCCACGAGAACAACGTGTCGGCGTCCGGCGCGGGCTCCGACGGCGGGATCGGTACCGCCTTCGGCGTGGCGGGCGGGGTGCTGGCCGTGGTCGCCGGCGGGGCCTACGCCGTCAACCGGCGCTGGCCGCGGGGGCGCGGCCGCCGGGCTCGCGGCCAGGTGTAG
- a CDS encoding SCO4848 family membrane protein, with protein MRLSRAASWFLLAFGVWSWFIWVSFVRNLWKDGSGLAFDDAGDPTGYFWVHLLLAVASFLLGTAVGVIGLRGVRALRRESRTEAGA; from the coding sequence ATGAGACTCAGCCGCGCCGCATCCTGGTTCCTGCTCGCCTTCGGAGTGTGGAGCTGGTTCATCTGGGTGTCTTTCGTCCGGAACCTGTGGAAGGACGGCAGCGGTCTGGCCTTCGACGATGCGGGGGACCCGACCGGATACTTCTGGGTCCACCTTCTCCTGGCGGTGGCGTCCTTTCTCCTGGGGACGGCCGTCGGAGTGATCGGGTTGCGCGGGGTGCGGGCACTGCGGCGCGAATCACGTACGGAGGCGGGCGCGTGA
- a CDS encoding metallophosphoesterase encodes MTIVLIAAVALLVLALLVLVHRWLWIRLVRDTTTPGGAIRRTGTALAFALPLLSVAALVAGRAGAPFWLERTVAWPGYLWLAVLLLSLAMLLAEPVRALWLRRSNAATEQADSTPEPGPTEPTDPPVPAGSGAEPRSGAAGAGTSGPGAQPGSLPAAAGVATPGPGAEPRNVPAGVAAPGSGAEPQFREGAGRGTAPQATLEATAAPVAPAGRHTTTADPAEANPATANPATANPGTGSPAAAPAEPAPSGVSRRRFARIVAGTAAAATAGTVGYGTYGVLRGPRVKRVQVPLAKLPRAAHGFRIAVVSDIHLGPILGRAHTTRIVDTINRTQPDLIAVVGDLVDGSVEDLGPAAEPLRGLRSRHGSYFVTGNHEYFSGAQQWVDHVRELGLTPLENARRELPYFDLAGVNDIAGESEGHGPDFQAALGDRDRTRTAVLLAHQPIVIDDAVRYGADLQLSGHTHGGQLWPGEYVAELANPTVAGLERYGDTQLYVSRGAGAWGPPVRVGAPSDITVVELASYQA; translated from the coding sequence GTGACGATCGTTCTCATCGCGGCCGTGGCCCTGCTGGTCCTGGCCCTCCTGGTCCTGGTGCACCGCTGGCTCTGGATCCGCCTGGTCCGCGACACCACCACCCCCGGCGGCGCGATCCGCCGCACGGGCACCGCCCTGGCCTTCGCGCTCCCCCTCCTGTCCGTGGCCGCCCTCGTCGCGGGCCGCGCGGGAGCCCCCTTCTGGCTGGAGCGCACGGTCGCCTGGCCCGGCTACCTCTGGCTGGCCGTCCTCCTGCTCTCCCTGGCGATGCTCCTGGCGGAGCCCGTCCGAGCGCTGTGGCTCCGCCGGTCGAACGCAGCCACCGAGCAGGCGGACTCCACCCCGGAGCCCGGGCCCACCGAGCCGACGGACCCCCCCGTCCCCGCGGGCTCCGGGGCGGAGCCCCGCTCCGGCGCCGCAGGCGCGGGCACCTCGGGGCCGGGGGCGCAGCCCGGCAGCCTCCCGGCCGCCGCAGGCGTGGCCACCCCGGGGCCCGGGGCGGAGCCCCGCAACGTCCCGGCAGGCGTGGCCGCTCCGGGGTCTGGGGCGGAGCCCCAGTTTCGGGAAGGGGCGGGGAGGGGAACTGCGCCGCAGGCCACCCTCGAAGCCACCGCCGCCCCCGTGGCCCCGGCCGGGCGGCACACCACGACGGCAGACCCGGCGGAGGCCAACCCCGCGACGGCCAACCCCGCGACGGCCAACCCCGGAACGGGCAGCCCGGCGGCCGCCCCCGCGGAGCCCGCCCCCTCCGGCGTCAGCCGCAGGCGCTTCGCGCGGATCGTCGCCGGCACGGCCGCCGCCGCCACAGCCGGCACCGTCGGCTACGGCACGTACGGCGTCCTCCGCGGCCCCCGCGTCAAGCGGGTCCAGGTCCCCCTGGCGAAGCTCCCCCGCGCGGCCCACGGCTTCCGCATCGCCGTCGTCAGCGACATCCACCTCGGCCCGATCCTGGGCCGCGCCCACACCACCCGCATCGTCGACACCATCAACCGCACGCAGCCCGACCTGATCGCCGTCGTGGGCGACCTCGTCGACGGCAGCGTCGAGGACCTCGGCCCCGCCGCCGAACCGCTCCGCGGCCTCCGCTCGCGCCACGGCTCGTACTTCGTCACCGGCAACCACGAGTACTTCTCCGGCGCCCAGCAGTGGGTCGACCACGTCCGCGAGCTCGGCCTGACCCCGCTGGAGAACGCCCGCCGCGAGCTCCCGTACTTCGACCTCGCCGGGGTCAACGACATCGCGGGCGAGAGCGAGGGCCACGGCCCGGACTTCCAGGCCGCCCTCGGCGACCGGGACCGTACCCGCACCGCCGTGCTCCTCGCCCACCAGCCGATCGTCATCGACGATGCCGTCCGCTACGGGGCCGACCTCCAGCTCTCCGGCCACACCCACGGAGGGCAGCTGTGGCCCGGCGAGTACGTCGCCGAGCTCGCCAACCCGACCGTCGCCGGGCTGGAGCGCTACGGCGACACCCAGCTGTACGTCTCGCGCGGCGCGGGCGCCTGGGGCCCGCCGGTCCGGGTCGGCGCGCCGTCGGACATCACAGTCGTCGAACTCGCCTCATATCAGGCCTGA